One Acutalibacter muris DNA window includes the following coding sequences:
- a CDS encoding DUF6076 domain-containing protein has product MADYLFYTYFEDGNEYFVYKDLRFERSHTKEKDFPFLESLLRFTYLDIWPMEDLFKKMDRALLDFYREHDFDSQRAVMSTLEELAKKHIYFEFLRLDWQARFRLVDRYPDEDTHRILPHKQLRHIPSDLDTLQKQIMRLFQDVLDIDDGKKKPVQEKLQAYLDKEKRESLYAYQFKPISTAYERTRQGTFAEVLHPTSLSDLVEFSLRECVKREQRMRICSYCGKYFAIPRRNTAEFCNLTVDENGHTCREVGAVKRWAEKKNSDELFKEYRREYKKRFNWIKAGKISPGAFYAWSATAKGKRDECAEGKMSFAEFRKWLSES; this is encoded by the coding sequence ATGGCTGATTACCTGTTCTATACCTACTTTGAAGATGGCAACGAGTATTTCGTCTACAAAGATTTGAGGTTCGAACGCTCGCATACAAAGGAAAAAGACTTCCCATTTCTGGAAAGCCTTTTGCGGTTTACCTATTTGGACATCTGGCCGATGGAAGATTTATTTAAGAAAATGGACAGGGCTTTGCTGGATTTCTATCGGGAACATGACTTTGATTCGCAGAGAGCAGTGATGAGTACGCTTGAGGAGCTTGCGAAAAAGCACATCTATTTTGAGTTCCTGCGCCTTGATTGGCAGGCGCGGTTTCGCCTTGTTGATAGGTATCCTGATGAGGACACACACAGGATTCTCCCTCACAAGCAGCTTCGGCACATCCCAAGCGACCTCGACACGCTGCAAAAACAAATCATGCGCTTGTTCCAAGACGTACTGGACATCGACGACGGCAAGAAGAAACCTGTGCAGGAGAAACTGCAAGCCTACCTCGACAAGGAGAAGAGAGAGTCGCTCTATGCTTACCAATTTAAGCCCATCTCCACCGCTTATGAGCGAACCAGGCAGGGGACTTTCGCGGAAGTCCTCCACCCAACCTCCCTCTCTGACCTGGTAGAGTTTTCCCTCCGCGAGTGCGTAAAGCGGGAACAGCGCATGCGCATCTGTTCCTACTGCGGCAAATATTTTGCCATACCCCGGCGCAATACGGCGGAGTTCTGCAATCTCACTGTCGACGAGAACGGGCACACTTGCAGAGAGGTCGGCGCGGTAAAGCGCTGGGCGGAGAAGAAAAATTCGGATGAGTTATTCAAGGAATATCGCCGAGAGTACAAAAAGCGTTTCAACTGGATCAAGGCGGGGAAGATCAGCCCAGGTGCGTTTTATGCTTGGAGTGCTACCGCTAAAGGTAAGCGCGACGAATGTGCAGAGGGTAAGATGTCCTTTGCTGAATTCAGAAAATGGCTAAGCGAATCGTAA
- a CDS encoding tyrosine-type recombinase/integrase translates to MAKKRANGEGNIRKRKDGRWEGRYTAGYDSATGKRIIKNVLGKTQAEVKEKLVAAMDDTKDLDVARSDDYTVGSWLTNWYTLYAKPNVRVSTAEYYRRSIELHVNPRIGDIKLNKLTGRDLQKLYQDLRENGRLREAQKKKSPGLSASTVRGIHLMLHNALDRAVKEHLIQRNPTTDCIAPKLEKKEMKFLPAEDMKAYLAEAQRRNVLPMFYLELVSGLRKGELVALLWSDLDIENQTISVSKQATRDEKGNIVITRPKTETSVRLVSIPQRAVELLQQEHLKHPDNPYMFPSTRTGEMYYPDSIVTLHKRILKSAGLSYINFHALRHTFATAALQNGIDVKTVSSMLGHYDAGFTLRTYTHATRQKQEQAAEKMGNFMDKVM, encoded by the coding sequence ATGGCAAAAAAGAGAGCAAACGGCGAGGGCAACATACGCAAACGCAAGGATGGCCGTTGGGAGGGGCGCTATACAGCAGGCTACGACTCAGCCACAGGAAAGCGCATTATCAAGAATGTGCTCGGCAAGACCCAAGCCGAGGTCAAGGAGAAACTGGTTGCGGCAATGGATGACACCAAAGATTTGGACGTAGCCCGCTCCGACGATTACACGGTCGGCTCATGGCTCACGAACTGGTACACCCTCTACGCCAAGCCAAATGTGCGAGTCTCCACCGCTGAATACTACCGTCGGAGCATCGAACTTCATGTAAATCCACGAATCGGCGACATCAAGCTGAACAAACTAACAGGCCGCGACCTTCAAAAACTCTACCAAGACCTCCGCGAAAACGGCAGATTGCGAGAGGCGCAGAAGAAAAAATCACCTGGCTTAAGCGCCTCCACCGTGCGTGGCATCCACCTCATGCTACACAACGCTTTAGACCGGGCAGTCAAAGAACACTTGATTCAGCGCAACCCCACGACAGACTGCATTGCCCCAAAACTGGAGAAAAAGGAAATGAAGTTCCTTCCCGCCGAGGACATGAAAGCCTATTTAGCCGAAGCTCAGCGGCGTAACGTCCTCCCTATGTTCTACCTGGAGCTGGTCAGCGGCCTGCGAAAAGGTGAGCTGGTAGCGCTCCTCTGGTCTGACTTGGACATCGAAAATCAGACCATCAGCGTCAGCAAGCAGGCTACCCGGGACGAGAAAGGCAACATCGTGATTACTCGACCTAAGACGGAAACTTCCGTCAGGCTGGTATCAATCCCGCAAAGAGCCGTAGAACTACTCCAGCAAGAACACCTCAAACACCCGGACAACCCCTATATGTTCCCCTCCACAAGAACCGGTGAAATGTACTACCCGGATTCTATCGTAACGCTCCACAAGAGAATTTTGAAGTCAGCCGGATTGAGTTATATAAACTTTCATGCGTTAAGACACACTTTCGCGACCGCCGCACTACAAAATGGTATAGACGTAAAAACTGTAAGCAGTATGCTGGGCCACTACGATGCTGGTTTTACCCTGAGAACCTACACCCACGCTACCCGCCAAAAGCAGGAGCAAGCCGCAGAAAAGATGGGAAATTTTATGGACAAGGTCATGTGA
- a CDS encoding helix-turn-helix domain-containing protein, whose translation MLDSKRVAAFIARKRRDQGLTQAQVAEKLGVSYQAVSKWERGTIPNVEIVVELAKLLQVSVDTLLAGGESWFSYEKAGIDLESLDAFARDAASFCAPDGPRVVSVPGYAPLLLDIHFPEMQDPLLIMSADTIGAKCKMAAKFGYTEVVGRDIVNDLIVHTCSAGGHPLALTDSLISGNADHGLLRSLIKGISEACRENECALLGGSTCIQPQTMRLGEYTLSATMVGVVEKRKVVDGSTIKEGDIILVVASNGLHTSHYTQMRVMLEEMPQIEKQKIEGETFIQHLMRPHPSYYKALKPLLGRPELHGMPVLTIGGLANSRQLYKIMPDGLTAELDLRKLRPLPFFCFLKNASGYDEQEMLYNHNCGVGLYLIVDKDSAEEISKEIGQYFDCYELGRVKAGDKKVVLKNHIKWE comes from the coding sequence ATGCTGGACAGCAAACGGGTAGCAGCGTTCATCGCAAGAAAGCGCCGGGATCAGGGCTTGACCCAGGCTCAGGTGGCGGAGAAGCTTGGGGTCAGCTATCAGGCAGTCTCCAAATGGGAGCGGGGTACTATACCCAACGTGGAAATCGTAGTAGAGTTAGCAAAGCTTTTGCAGGTGTCCGTGGACACGTTGCTGGCAGGCGGGGAGTCGTGGTTTTCCTATGAGAAAGCGGGGATCGATCTGGAATCGCTGGACGCTTTCGCGCGGGATGCAGCCTCTTTCTGTGCACCCGACGGCCCTAGAGTGGTAAGTGTTCCCGGATACGCCCCGCTGCTACTGGATATCCATTTTCCGGAAATGCAGGATCCGCTCTTGATTATGAGCGCAGATACTATCGGTGCAAAATGCAAAATGGCTGCAAAGTTCGGTTACACTGAGGTGGTTGGAAGAGATATAGTCAACGATCTTATAGTGCATACCTGCTCTGCGGGGGGACATCCTCTGGCCCTGACGGATAGTCTTATCAGTGGAAATGCAGACCATGGGTTGTTGCGTTCGTTGATAAAGGGTATATCAGAAGCTTGCCGGGAAAATGAGTGTGCCCTCTTAGGCGGCAGCACCTGCATCCAGCCCCAGACCATGCGCTTAGGGGAATATACCTTGTCTGCCACCATGGTAGGTGTGGTGGAAAAAAGAAAGGTGGTGGATGGCAGTACCATAAAAGAAGGGGATATCATCTTGGTGGTGGCGTCAAACGGCCTGCATACATCCCACTATACCCAAATGCGGGTGATGTTAGAGGAAATGCCCCAAATCGAAAAACAAAAAATTGAGGGTGAAACGTTTATCCAGCACCTTATGAGGCCCCATCCGTCCTACTACAAAGCACTGAAACCCCTGTTAGGCCGCCCGGAACTGCATGGTATGCCTGTTTTGACTATAGGAGGTTTGGCAAATAGCAGACAATTGTACAAGATTATGCCAGATGGCCTAACTGCCGAGTTAGACCTAAGAAAATTGCGCCCACTGCCATTTTTCTGCTTCTTAAAAAATGCGAGTGGCTATGATGAACAGGAAATGCTGTACAATCACAACTGTGGCGTGGGCCTGTACTTAATTGTGGATAAGGACAGCGCGGAGGAAATCTCCAAGGAAATCGGGCAGTATTTTGACTGCTACGAGCTGGGCCGCGTCAAGGCCGGGGATAAGAAAGTTGTGCTGAAGAACCACATAAAATGGGAATAA
- a CDS encoding helix-turn-helix domain-containing protein, with amino-acid sequence MVQSKFKSYDELPLFLNAKTVAEILGISVAGAYELLHQDDFPVLRIGSRLVVPKEKFLSWIESQTGGNAI; translated from the coding sequence GTGGTTCAATCAAAGTTCAAAAGCTATGATGAACTGCCACTGTTTCTCAATGCGAAAACAGTGGCAGAAATTTTGGGGATTTCAGTTGCGGGGGCCTATGAGTTGCTGCACCAGGATGACTTTCCGGTGCTGAGAATCGGTTCGCGCCTGGTGGTTCCCAAAGAAAAATTTCTCTCGTGGATCGAGAGTCAGACAGGAGGTAATGCGATATGA
- a CDS encoding helix-turn-helix domain-containing protein, translating to MNNFLRASCSGAKNFFPLPNAIFSLGLSAGELAVYAYLMYCEDRKSHQCWPSYKTIGRAVGMSENTVRKYVRELEYKTLILTEPTKYESESGQVRNGNLIFTILPIRGAVKYHNECQLSR from the coding sequence ATGAATAATTTTCTGAGAGCATCATGCAGCGGAGCAAAGAACTTCTTTCCTCTGCCAAACGCTATTTTTAGTTTAGGATTGTCAGCTGGAGAGCTGGCGGTCTACGCCTACCTCATGTATTGCGAGGACAGGAAGTCACACCAGTGCTGGCCAAGCTACAAAACTATTGGCCGCGCAGTCGGCATGAGCGAGAACACGGTGAGGAAGTATGTGCGGGAGCTTGAGTACAAAACACTCATACTGACGGAGCCTACAAAGTACGAATCTGAGAGTGGTCAGGTTCGCAATGGCAACTTGATTTTTACGATTCTCCCCATCCGGGGAGCAGTCAAGTACCACAACGAGTGCCAGTTATCGAGGTAG